One stretch of Marinobacterium iners DNA includes these proteins:
- a CDS encoding tRNA-queuosine alpha-mannosyltransferase domain-containing protein → MRFFFCLDTDMRILLLSAYDAVSHQYWRKGLVNALPEHDWTVLSLPARYFSWRIRGNSLSWAFGERDRLQQPYDLIIATSMVDLTSLRGFVPSLAQTPCVVYFHENQFAYPASGHEHQSVEPLILNLYNALCADRVLFNSGYNRDTLLEGADRLLRKLPDQVPPGLVEQIRARSEVLPVPLPEQVFLPAAPVEGPLEIVWNHRWEFDKGPELLLAAVERLQTDHVDFCLHVVGQQFRRLPPVFDQLKRRLESGGQLGCWGHIESTETYRRLLQRSDVVLSTALHDFQGIAVLEAVAAGCRPVVPDRLAYRELFAAEYRYAEQEETTALARMLAELSASKHRGEPIKTPDVEHLGWPALKASWGRVIETLTQGGAPFL, encoded by the coding sequence ATGCGTTTCTTTTTCTGCCTGGATACCGATATGCGGATTCTTCTGCTGTCAGCCTACGATGCGGTCAGTCATCAGTACTGGCGCAAGGGGCTGGTGAATGCTCTGCCCGAACATGACTGGACGGTACTGAGCCTGCCCGCGCGTTATTTCAGCTGGCGCATTCGCGGCAACAGCCTGAGCTGGGCCTTCGGCGAAAGGGATCGCCTGCAGCAACCCTATGACCTGATCATTGCCACCTCGATGGTGGACCTGACCAGCCTGCGCGGCTTTGTTCCTTCACTGGCCCAGACGCCCTGCGTGGTCTATTTCCACGAAAATCAGTTTGCCTACCCCGCGTCCGGGCATGAGCATCAAAGTGTCGAGCCCCTGATACTGAATCTCTATAACGCGCTCTGTGCCGATCGCGTGCTGTTCAATTCCGGCTACAACCGAGACACCTTGCTGGAGGGTGCTGACCGACTGCTGCGCAAGCTGCCCGACCAGGTTCCTCCCGGCCTGGTGGAGCAAATACGAGCTCGCTCGGAGGTGTTGCCCGTTCCTCTGCCCGAGCAGGTATTCCTGCCTGCCGCACCAGTTGAAGGCCCGCTGGAGATCGTCTGGAATCACCGTTGGGAGTTCGACAAGGGCCCCGAATTGTTGCTGGCCGCAGTGGAGCGCCTGCAGACCGATCACGTCGATTTTTGCCTGCATGTGGTCGGGCAGCAGTTTCGGCGGTTGCCTCCGGTGTTCGATCAACTGAAACGGCGACTTGAATCCGGCGGGCAGCTGGGGTGCTGGGGGCACATCGAGAGTACCGAGACCTATCGTCGGTTGCTGCAACGCTCTGACGTGGTGCTGTCGACCGCATTGCACGACTTTCAGGGCATTGCCGTTTTGGAAGCGGTCGCGGCAGGCTGTCGCCCGGTGGTGCCGGATCGACTGGCCTACCGTGAACTGTTTGCAGCTGAATATCGCTATGCCGAGCAGGAGGAAACCACGGCACTGGCCCGAATGCTGGCCGAGCTTTCGGCCTCCAAACACCGCGGCGAGCCGATCAAGACACCTGATGTAGAACATCTTGGCTGGCCTGCCCTGAAGGCGAGCTGGGGTCGGGTCATTGAAACCCTGACCCAAGGCGGCGCACCGTTTCTATGA
- the dauA gene encoding C4-dicarboxylic acid transporter DauA, producing the protein MSRHARLHSLSFASALREVFREGYDRRALGQDLLAGLTVGVIAIPLSMALAIASGVRPEYGLYTAIIAGFLIALSGGSRFSVSGPTAAFVVILYPVAQQFGLAGLLVATLMSAVILLLLAFARLGRLIEYIPEPVTLGFTSGIAIVIATLQIPDFFGLQLAEMPEAWLLKLAALGQALPAFDGTTLLVAALTLATLILWPRLRLPIPGHLPALLIGVGVAWIASSLGWSVETIGSRFSYLLPDGSTGQGIPPFFPEFVWPWQQPGPSGEPLDWSWALVRELLPAAFSIAMLGAIESLLCAVVLDGMTGKRHHANGELLGQGVGNLVAPFFGGFTATAAIARSAANYRAGARSPIAGMVHALVVLAGLLVLAPLLAYLPMASMAALLLIVAWNMSEAPKVVQLLKRAPRGDVLVLLTCLSLTVLFDMVIAIFTGIMLASLLFMRDLAGMTRFTNISQQQKHVPGQLRSGWQVYKLSGPLFFAAAERVFDELHEQCQEAKGVVLYMDAVPLLDAGGLNALEHFIRACDREGIELVVADLQFQPLRALARAGMVPVPGQLSFTSTLVEALQPLIVEHAAADSSPATH; encoded by the coding sequence ATGTCCAGACATGCCCGGTTGCACTCGCTTTCCTTCGCCAGCGCACTGCGTGAAGTGTTTCGTGAAGGTTATGATCGCCGAGCGCTTGGGCAGGATCTGCTGGCGGGATTGACCGTTGGGGTGATCGCGATCCCTTTGTCGATGGCGCTGGCGATTGCAAGTGGCGTACGGCCTGAGTACGGCCTGTATACGGCGATTATTGCGGGCTTTCTGATTGCGCTAAGTGGTGGGTCGCGTTTCAGTGTATCCGGGCCAACGGCGGCTTTTGTGGTGATCCTTTACCCGGTAGCGCAACAGTTTGGGCTGGCAGGGTTGCTGGTAGCAACGCTGATGTCGGCCGTTATTTTGCTGCTGCTGGCATTTGCGCGGCTTGGCCGGTTGATCGAATATATTCCCGAACCGGTGACATTGGGGTTTACCTCAGGTATTGCCATTGTGATTGCGACCCTGCAAATCCCTGACTTTTTTGGCCTGCAGCTGGCCGAAATGCCTGAAGCCTGGTTGCTCAAGCTGGCGGCGCTGGGGCAGGCCCTGCCTGCATTCGATGGCACAACGCTACTGGTGGCGGCCCTGACTCTTGCCACATTGATTCTTTGGCCCCGTTTGCGTTTGCCGATTCCGGGTCACCTGCCTGCCTTGCTGATCGGGGTAGGCGTGGCGTGGATTGCATCAAGCCTTGGCTGGAGCGTTGAGACCATTGGCAGTCGCTTCAGCTACCTATTGCCGGATGGTTCAACCGGACAGGGCATCCCTCCCTTCTTTCCAGAGTTTGTCTGGCCCTGGCAGCAGCCGGGTCCCTCCGGTGAGCCGCTGGACTGGTCATGGGCGCTGGTGCGTGAATTGCTGCCGGCCGCGTTTTCCATCGCCATGCTGGGTGCCATTGAGTCGCTGCTGTGTGCAGTGGTGCTGGATGGCATGACCGGCAAGCGCCACCATGCCAACGGTGAGCTGCTGGGGCAGGGGGTGGGCAATCTGGTGGCACCCTTCTTTGGTGGTTTTACCGCCACGGCGGCCATTGCGCGCTCTGCGGCGAATTACCGGGCCGGTGCACGGTCACCCATTGCCGGCATGGTGCATGCTTTGGTGGTGCTGGCAGGTCTGCTGGTATTGGCACCCTTGCTGGCATATCTGCCCATGGCGAGCATGGCCGCTCTGCTGCTGATCGTGGCCTGGAACATGAGTGAGGCACCCAAGGTGGTTCAGCTTCTCAAGCGTGCGCCGCGAGGTGATGTGCTGGTATTGCTGACCTGTCTGTCGCTGACGGTTCTGTTCGATATGGTGATCGCCATTTTTACCGGCATCATGCTGGCTTCGCTGTTGTTCATGCGGGATCTGGCAGGCATGACGCGCTTCACCAATATCAGTCAGCAGCAGAAACACGTGCCGGGACAGCTGAGGTCAGGCTGGCAGGTCTACAAGTTGAGCGGGCCGCTTTTCTTTGCGGCTGCCGAGCGGGTGTTTGATGAACTGCACGAGCAGTGCCAGGAAGCAAAAGGCGTGGTGCTGTACATGGATGCTGTACCGTTGCTGGACGCCGGTGGTCTGAATGCACTGGAGCACTTCATTCGTGCCTGTGATCGAGAGGGGATTGAGCTGGTAGTGGCTGACCTGCAATTTCAGCCGTTGCGCGCGCTGGCTAGGGCCGGCATGGTGCCGGTGCCCGGGCAGCTGAGCTTCACTTCGACTCTGGTGGAGGCGTTGCAACCCTTGATAGTTGAACACGCTGCGGCTGATAGCTCTCCAGCCACGCACTAA
- a CDS encoding sterol desaturase family protein, with translation MTFEVWLRLSAFLLVLLLCALFEWRMPRRSWRFPKGSRWLTNLTLTLLNTVLARLTLGAFAITAAIWASDQGIGLFNHIAAPQWLILLTGVVVLDAAVWLQHRVTHRVPLLWRLHRVHHTDPELDVTTALRFHPVEIGLSLLWKALVVILLGLTPAAVILFELLLSISAIFTHANLRLPAGLDRRLRWLICTPDMHRIHHSVYQPETDSNYGFFLSIWDRAFGSYRHKPADGVEQMRLGLLEFTEPRELTLGHLLLQPLKNIKRINDNGPFEKPNRPVS, from the coding sequence ATGACCTTTGAAGTCTGGTTACGGCTGTCGGCTTTTCTGTTGGTGCTGCTGTTGTGTGCCCTGTTCGAGTGGCGCATGCCAAGGCGCAGCTGGCGTTTTCCCAAAGGCTCACGCTGGCTGACCAACCTGACTCTCACCCTGCTGAATACCGTACTGGCCCGACTGACGCTGGGTGCTTTTGCCATCACTGCCGCTATCTGGGCCAGTGATCAGGGCATCGGGCTGTTCAATCACATTGCCGCCCCCCAGTGGCTGATTCTGCTGACCGGGGTTGTGGTGCTGGATGCGGCGGTCTGGCTGCAGCATCGGGTCACCCATCGGGTGCCGTTGCTGTGGCGGCTGCACCGAGTGCACCATACCGACCCGGAGCTGGATGTGACCACGGCGCTGCGTTTTCATCCGGTGGAGATCGGTTTGTCATTGCTGTGGAAGGCGTTGGTGGTGATTCTGCTGGGGCTGACACCGGCCGCAGTGATTCTTTTTGAGTTGTTGCTGAGCATTTCAGCCATTTTTACCCACGCCAACCTGCGCCTGCCTGCAGGGCTGGATCGGCGCCTGCGCTGGCTGATCTGCACCCCAGACATGCACCGCATCCATCACTCGGTGTATCAGCCGGAAACCGACAGCAACTACGGCTTTTTTCTGTCGATCTGGGATCGCGCCTTTGGCTCCTATCGCCACAAGCCCGCCGATGGGGTCGAACAGATGCGGCTGGGGCTGCTGGAATTTACCGAACCGCGTGAGCTGACGCTGGGGCATTTGTTGCTGCAGCCTTTGAAAAACATCAAACGGATCAACGATAACGGGCCGTTTGAAAAGCCGAATCGGCCCGTGTCATAG
- a CDS encoding DUF2788 domain-containing protein yields MRLAEIEAIMLNVGLVLFAAAIFYIIYDLAKKSNAGKFGTFILFFALGLGLVAFLIKTVVVEIIGGGSI; encoded by the coding sequence ATGCGTCTGGCAGAAATCGAAGCCATCATGCTCAACGTTGGCCTGGTACTGTTCGCAGCAGCGATTTTCTACATCATTTACGACCTGGCTAAAAAATCCAATGCCGGCAAGTTCGGCACCTTCATTCTGTTTTTTGCACTGGGCCTTGGGCTGGTCGCCTTCCTGATCAAAACGGTGGTCGTGGAAATAATCGGCGGCGGCAGTATCTGA
- a CDS encoding SDR family oxidoreductase encodes MARTVLITGCNRGLGLEFAYQYARDGWQVHACARDLVHAEALQALEARFPEQISLHTLDVNKDGQIKALDRVLENTTIDLLINNAGYYGPKGVAFGTLERELWRQVLETNTLSPLMLTQALYPRIAASELKTVAFLSSKVGSIADNTSGGGYYYRSSKTALNQIVRSLSIDLAGAGVKVVALHPGWAQTDMGGSNALITPEESVSALRTLLTGLTQDQSGDFINYDGSTLPW; translated from the coding sequence ATGGCCAGAACAGTTTTGATTACCGGTTGCAATCGTGGTCTGGGGCTTGAGTTCGCCTATCAATATGCACGGGATGGCTGGCAGGTACATGCCTGTGCGCGGGATCTGGTGCATGCCGAGGCACTGCAGGCGCTGGAGGCGCGCTTTCCCGAGCAAATCAGCCTGCATACGCTGGATGTAAACAAGGACGGGCAGATCAAGGCGCTGGACCGCGTGCTGGAGAACACCACCATCGACCTGCTGATCAATAATGCAGGTTATTACGGTCCCAAGGGTGTGGCGTTTGGCACCCTGGAGCGTGAGCTTTGGCGACAGGTACTTGAAACCAATACGCTTAGCCCATTGATGCTGACGCAGGCGCTGTATCCGCGCATTGCGGCCAGTGAGCTGAAAACAGTGGCATTTCTCAGCAGTAAGGTTGGCAGTATTGCCGACAACACTTCAGGTGGCGGTTACTACTACCGCAGCTCCAAAACCGCACTGAACCAGATAGTGCGCAGCCTGTCCATCGACTTGGCGGGGGCCGGGGTAAAAGTGGTTGCATTGCATCCGGGCTGGGCCCAAACCGATATGGGGGGCAGTAATGCACTGATTACGCCAGAAGAGAGCGTCAGCGCCCTGCGCACGCTTCTGACAGGTCTAACTCAGGATCAAAGCGGCGACTTCATCAATTATGATGGTAGTACTCTGCCCTGGTGA
- a CDS encoding NnrS family protein — MAVVNLEHTPRNHYEVIFSNGFRPMFTLVALQALLALGGWLAFWNGWLAAPETLGTPLLWHGHEMLFGFVGAAIGGFLLAAVANWTGRRPVHGGALVLLVLCWLLARAVAWLGADWPALFNALAASLYWVVLAILFGRELIASGNRRNLKVLVLIGLFTLFSLAFHLQWLAPLDILHLTLVLVLMLLTLIGGRITPAFTRNWLNRQSPTPERLPAAFGPLDTAAAVMTAISGLVWVFWPQSMAAAVLLALAGGLQLVRVLRWCGWQTRSEPLLWVLHLGYGWIGIGQLLLAGGSVGFWLSSAGLHALTIGAMGGMIMAVASRAALGHTGRALESTPILTLAFVSLHLAALTRIVAALWPAVMPPLITLSALLWLLAFALFSWRYLPILLGPSVSFSDRLKAGQG; from the coding sequence ATGGCAGTTGTTAATCTCGAACATACACCGCGCAACCATTATGAAGTGATATTCAGCAACGGCTTTCGCCCCATGTTTACGCTGGTTGCTTTGCAGGCGTTGCTGGCACTCGGTGGCTGGCTCGCGTTCTGGAATGGCTGGCTGGCCGCTCCGGAAACACTGGGTACGCCATTGCTCTGGCACGGACATGAGATGCTGTTCGGTTTTGTCGGCGCCGCGATAGGCGGTTTTTTGCTGGCTGCAGTGGCCAATTGGACCGGGCGGCGACCGGTTCATGGCGGTGCGCTGGTGCTGCTGGTGCTGTGCTGGCTGCTGGCTCGCGCCGTTGCGTGGCTGGGTGCGGACTGGCCAGCGCTGTTCAATGCGTTGGCAGCCTCACTGTACTGGGTGGTGCTGGCAATTTTGTTCGGACGTGAACTGATAGCGTCAGGCAACCGTCGCAACTTGAAGGTGCTGGTTTTGATCGGTCTGTTTACCCTGTTCAGTCTGGCGTTTCATCTGCAGTGGCTGGCGCCTCTTGATATCCTGCACCTGACTCTGGTGCTGGTACTGATGCTGCTTACATTGATTGGTGGGCGCATCACGCCAGCCTTTACCCGTAACTGGCTGAATCGTCAGTCGCCGACGCCCGAACGGTTACCGGCAGCATTTGGTCCGCTGGATACAGCTGCGGCTGTGATGACGGCGATTTCCGGTCTGGTCTGGGTATTCTGGCCCCAGTCGATGGCTGCCGCAGTGCTGCTGGCACTGGCGGGTGGGTTGCAGCTGGTACGGGTACTGCGCTGGTGTGGCTGGCAGACGCGCTCGGAACCGCTGCTGTGGGTGCTGCACCTGGGCTATGGCTGGATCGGTATCGGCCAGTTGCTGCTGGCCGGTGGCAGTGTCGGTTTCTGGCTCTCCAGCGCCGGTTTGCATGCGCTGACCATCGGTGCCATGGGCGGCATGATCATGGCGGTTGCGTCGCGTGCTGCACTGGGGCATACCGGCCGCGCGCTGGAGTCAACGCCGATACTGACCCTGGCGTTTGTCAGCCTGCACCTGGCGGCGCTCACGCGGATTGTTGCCGCGCTCTGGCCAGCTGTGATGCCGCCGTTGATTACGTTGTCAGCGTTGCTGTGGTTACTGGCCTTTGCACTGTTCAGCTGGCGTTATCTGCCGATTCTGCTGGGGCCATCTGTCAGCTTCAGTGACCGCCTCAAGGCGGGACAGGGCTGA
- a CDS encoding DEAD/DEAH box helicase — MTAKRPTNTAFTLRDYQQEAVDATLKHFRAGDDPAVIVLPTGAGKSLVIAELARLARKRILVITHVRELVEQNHAKYAALGLEAGIFSAGLGRREFNHQVTFASVQSIARNLEDFTDQFSLLIIDECHRVSEDDTSQYQQVISHLRQQNPGLKLLGLTATPYRLGYGWIYRTHYRGFVRSEEPRVFERCIYELPLSWMIRKGYLTPPELVDAAIAHYDFSALTPSSSGHYPERELNSLLLKHPRVTRAICEQITELAAQREGVMVFAATVEHAREIQGYLPAEQTAIVTGTTPSEERKRLIRAFKVRQLKYLVNVAVLTTGFDAPHVDFIAILRPTASVSLYQQIVGRGLRLSEGKRDCLVVDYAGNGFNLHHPEVGTPRPSTDSEPVQVFCPSCGFANIFWGKTDDSGQVIEHHGRRCQGLLELEGEKPQQCDYRFKFKECPHCGAENDIAARRCHSCNEAIIDPDDLLKRALQLKDAKVIRCAGISVSASGECVTLIYHEEQGEELQERFHMDRPAQKALFNNLFGRRCGQGRQPRRFTSAAEVVASEALLPAPDFVIARMSGKKGRSAKGGGFWQVRERLFDYQGSYRKANCL; from the coding sequence ATGACAGCCAAACGCCCCACAAACACCGCGTTCACCCTGCGTGACTACCAGCAGGAAGCGGTCGACGCCACCCTGAAACACTTTCGCGCCGGCGATGACCCGGCGGTGATTGTACTGCCAACCGGCGCCGGTAAAAGCCTGGTCATCGCCGAGCTTGCGCGACTGGCCCGCAAGCGCATTCTGGTGATCACCCATGTACGCGAGCTGGTCGAGCAAAACCACGCCAAATATGCCGCCCTGGGGCTGGAAGCGGGCATTTTCTCCGCCGGTCTTGGCCGACGCGAATTCAATCACCAGGTTACCTTTGCCAGTGTACAGTCGATCGCGCGCAATCTGGAGGACTTTACGGATCAGTTCTCGCTCCTGATCATCGACGAATGCCACCGCGTCAGTGAAGACGATACCTCCCAGTATCAGCAGGTGATCAGCCACCTGCGGCAACAGAACCCGGGGCTGAAACTGCTCGGCCTGACCGCCACACCCTACCGACTGGGTTATGGCTGGATCTACCGCACTCACTATCGTGGTTTTGTGCGCAGCGAAGAGCCGCGTGTGTTTGAACGTTGCATCTATGAACTGCCGCTGAGCTGGATGATCCGCAAAGGCTATCTGACACCTCCCGAACTGGTGGACGCCGCCATCGCCCACTACGACTTTTCCGCCCTGACACCCTCTTCAAGCGGTCATTATCCAGAGCGAGAACTGAACAGTCTGCTGCTGAAACACCCGCGTGTTACCCGTGCCATCTGCGAGCAGATCACCGAACTGGCGGCGCAGCGTGAAGGGGTGATGGTGTTTGCCGCCACAGTCGAGCATGCCCGCGAAATTCAGGGTTATCTGCCTGCCGAGCAGACCGCCATCGTCACCGGAACCACACCGAGTGAGGAGCGCAAACGGCTGATTCGGGCGTTCAAGGTGCGCCAGTTGAAATATCTGGTCAATGTTGCCGTTCTCACCACCGGCTTTGACGCGCCCCATGTGGATTTTATCGCCATCCTGCGCCCCACCGCTTCGGTCAGCCTGTATCAGCAAATTGTGGGCCGTGGCCTGCGCCTGAGCGAGGGCAAGCGGGACTGTCTGGTGGTCGATTACGCAGGGAATGGCTTCAACCTGCACCACCCGGAGGTAGGCACACCGCGCCCCTCAACCGACAGTGAGCCGGTACAGGTGTTCTGCCCCAGCTGCGGTTTTGCCAACATTTTCTGGGGCAAGACAGACGACAGCGGTCAGGTGATCGAACACCATGGCCGCCGCTGTCAGGGCCTGCTGGAGCTGGAAGGGGAAAAACCGCAACAGTGTGATTACCGCTTCAAGTTCAAGGAATGTCCCCACTGTGGGGCTGAAAACGACATCGCCGCCCGTCGCTGCCACAGCTGCAATGAAGCGATCATCGACCCGGATGACCTGCTCAAGCGTGCGCTGCAGCTGAAGGACGCCAAAGTGATTCGCTGCGCCGGTATCAGTGTCAGTGCCAGCGGCGAGTGTGTGACGCTGATCTACCACGAGGAACAGGGAGAGGAACTGCAGGAGCGTTTCCACATGGATCGTCCCGCACAAAAGGCCCTGTTCAATAACCTGTTCGGTCGCCGCTGTGGTCAGGGCAGACAGCCCCGCCGCTTCACCTCCGCAGCCGAGGTCGTTGCCAGTGAAGCATTACTGCCAGCACCCGATTTCGTAATCGCCCGCATGAGCGGCAAGAAAGGCCGCTCCGCAAAAGGGGGTGGCTTTTGGCAGGTCCGTGAGCGCCTGTTTGATTATCAGGGCAGCTACCGCAAGGCCAACTGCCTGTAA
- a CDS encoding EAL domain-containing protein, translating into MRIVSSRALKLMLVLTGMNLLLLFYILWSGDRNHFSGSDANMDARALGVALFGVFLLVFLLMGDLLRRFMLLRRQSETSRDRMHDAVESLSEAFALFSPAGRLMVCNRRWRQVYPWMDELQLEQWDDFQHQLQPHVLRREQIGSEQPGAESYIEHLDSGHSIMASDCRTREGGLACVRTDITHTQKIEQKLRNLGRAMEQSPASVMITDTQGRIEYVNPKFCQISGYNREEALGQSAGMLSSGEMSPEVYSDLWATVEQGEEWHGQLLNRRKDGSLFWESASISAVRDEAGKVLSYIAVKEDITQQKEVEEQLQMIETVFRTSNEAIMIADQNGLIKTINPAFSRITGYALEEVQGKNPSMLSSGRHDEHFYQDMWQEILKHGSWSGEIWNRRKNGTIYPEWLSVSVVHDSEGKVSEYVAVFSDITKRKNDEAQIVRQAYYDELTELPNRTLLSDRLNLAIITADRDEQMIALLFIDLDRFKFVNDSMGHEYGDDLLKQVAKRLNNCVRETDTVARFGGDEFVILLHNVKSDADAAHVAAKLIDQLSEPFLLAEREVIIGASIGIAMHPGDANTAETLIRNADLAMYKAKQSGRNQTHFFTAAMQEHANQRMTLEQDLRHALDREQLEVFYQPVVHGRSGRITGVEALLRWHHPERGMIPPDAFIPLAEETGLIGAIGEWVLETACAQLRHWSDNGMNLYLSVNISERQRELGLEAEVVRDILERNRINPSQLVLEITEGLLLQDSEETIGWLNGFKQVGVNLAIDDFGTGYSSLSYLRRFPVDTLKIDREFVRDLNTDRYGDSLVSAIISMAASLELRLIAEGVETEAQRSTLAQQGCQFMQGYLFSRPLPAEELSAWLESYQPQRVQLSRVATPPPESK; encoded by the coding sequence ATGAGAATAGTTTCTTCCCGCGCACTTAAGCTGATGCTGGTTCTGACCGGAATGAACCTGCTGTTGCTGTTCTATATCCTATGGAGCGGGGATCGCAATCACTTCAGTGGCTCAGATGCCAACATGGATGCCCGTGCCCTCGGCGTTGCTCTGTTTGGAGTGTTCCTGCTGGTCTTCCTGCTGATGGGTGACCTGCTGCGTCGCTTCATGTTGCTGCGCCGCCAGTCCGAAACTTCCCGCGACCGGATGCACGATGCGGTTGAGAGCCTGTCGGAAGCCTTTGCCCTGTTCAGCCCAGCGGGCCGCCTGATGGTGTGCAACCGACGCTGGCGTCAGGTCTACCCCTGGATGGATGAGCTGCAACTAGAGCAATGGGACGACTTTCAACACCAGCTGCAGCCCCATGTGCTTCGACGCGAACAGATCGGCAGCGAGCAGCCCGGCGCCGAGAGCTACATTGAACATCTGGACAGCGGTCACTCCATCATGGCCAGTGATTGTCGCACCCGTGAAGGCGGCCTTGCCTGCGTGCGTACGGATATTACTCATACTCAGAAAATTGAGCAGAAGCTGCGCAACCTGGGCCGCGCCATGGAACAGAGTCCTGCATCCGTCATGATTACCGACACCCAGGGCCGCATAGAGTATGTAAACCCGAAATTCTGTCAGATATCCGGTTACAACCGCGAGGAGGCACTGGGGCAGAGTGCCGGCATGCTCAGCTCGGGCGAGATGTCGCCCGAGGTTTACAGTGACCTGTGGGCCACCGTGGAGCAGGGTGAAGAATGGCATGGCCAGCTGCTGAACCGACGCAAGGATGGCAGCCTTTTCTGGGAATCAGCCTCCATCTCCGCTGTAAGGGACGAAGCAGGCAAAGTCCTCAGTTACATTGCAGTGAAAGAAGACATCACTCAGCAGAAAGAGGTCGAAGAACAGCTGCAAATGATCGAAACGGTGTTCCGCACCAGTAACGAAGCGATCATGATTGCCGACCAGAATGGTCTGATCAAGACCATCAACCCCGCCTTCAGCCGCATCACCGGCTATGCCCTTGAAGAGGTTCAGGGCAAGAACCCGAGCATGCTCAGCTCCGGCCGCCACGACGAACATTTTTACCAAGACATGTGGCAGGAAATTCTCAAACACGGCTCCTGGAGTGGCGAAATCTGGAACCGGCGCAAGAACGGCACCATTTATCCAGAATGGTTGTCGGTTTCGGTGGTTCACGACAGCGAAGGCAAGGTCAGTGAGTATGTTGCCGTGTTCTCGGACATTACCAAACGCAAGAATGACGAAGCTCAGATTGTGCGTCAGGCCTACTATGACGAGCTGACGGAACTCCCCAACCGAACCCTGCTGTCGGATCGACTTAATTTGGCCATCATCACCGCCGACCGTGACGAACAGATGATCGCCCTGCTGTTCATCGACCTGGATCGGTTCAAATTCGTCAATGACTCCATGGGCCATGAATACGGAGACGATCTGCTCAAACAGGTGGCAAAACGCCTGAACAACTGTGTGCGCGAAACCGACACAGTTGCCCGTTTCGGCGGAGATGAATTCGTGATCCTGTTACACAACGTCAAGTCGGATGCCGACGCGGCCCATGTTGCAGCCAAGCTGATAGATCAGTTAAGTGAACCCTTCCTGCTGGCTGAGCGGGAAGTGATCATCGGTGCCAGCATTGGTATCGCCATGCACCCAGGCGACGCCAATACCGCCGAGACCCTGATTCGCAACGCCGACCTGGCGATGTACAAGGCCAAGCAGTCCGGGCGCAATCAAACTCACTTCTTCACTGCTGCCATGCAGGAACATGCCAATCAGCGGATGACACTGGAGCAGGACCTGCGCCACGCACTGGACCGAGAACAGCTGGAAGTGTTCTATCAGCCCGTGGTCCATGGCCGCAGCGGGCGCATCACCGGGGTAGAGGCCCTGTTGCGTTGGCATCACCCTGAACGAGGAATGATACCACCGGACGCCTTCATTCCGCTGGCGGAAGAAACCGGTCTGATCGGCGCCATCGGCGAATGGGTACTGGAAACGGCCTGTGCCCAGCTGCGACACTGGTCAGACAATGGCATGAACCTGTATCTGTCGGTGAACATTTCCGAGCGCCAGCGCGAGCTTGGACTGGAAGCCGAAGTGGTGCGCGACATTCTGGAACGCAACCGGATCAACCCGTCCCAGCTGGTACTAGAGATCACTGAAGGGTTGTTGCTGCAAGACTCGGAAGAAACCATCGGTTGGCTCAACGGTTTCAAGCAGGTGGGTGTCAATCTGGCCATTGACGACTTCGGTACCGGTTACTCATCTCTGAGCTACCTGAGGCGTTTCCCGGTCGATACACTGAAGATTGACCGAGAGTTTGTGCGTGACCTCAACACCGACCGCTACGGTGACTCACTGGTAAGCGCCATCATATCCATGGCAGCCAGCCTTGAGTTGCGCCTGATCGCGGAGGGGGTGGAAACCGAAGCCCAGCGCTCCACCCTGGCTCAGCAGGGCTGTCAATTCATGCAGGGTTACCTGTTCAGCCGTCCACTGCCGGCTGAAGAGCTTAGTGCGTGGCTGGAGAGCTATCAGCCGCAGCGTGTTCAACTATCAAGGGTTGCAACGCCTCCACCAGAGTCGAAGTGA
- a CDS encoding CopG family transcriptional regulator, with amino-acid sequence MENRTARLTLLIDPKKKATFERLCNEQDVTPSQMVRKFIRDFIEQELGPEWQEQVYGKDDLL; translated from the coding sequence ATGGAAAACCGTACTGCCCGCCTCACCCTGTTGATCGATCCCAAGAAAAAAGCCACCTTTGAACGCCTGTGCAATGAGCAGGACGTTACCCCCTCCCAGATGGTGCGCAAGTTTATCCGCGACTTTATCGAGCAGGAGCTGGGCCCTGAATGGCAGGAACAGGTCTACGGCAAGGACGATCTGCTCTAA